TCCCTTAAATTTATATCTCCCACTTACTAAAAAAATTGAAGAAATAAATAAAAAATTTTTAAGAAACTCTCTCCTTTTCAATCTTTCTTCTCCTTTTTTTTATTAAAAAATTTCTAAGTTTTACTCCAATTAAAGAATAAAAAAAACCCAACGGACATATATTTAGACACCATAATCTATTCCATAAAATACTCAATAGTAAAATAAATAAAAATACAAATAAATACCAATTTTTAAATACAAATGCACGAGTAATAATGACAAAAGGGTCAAAAAACCAAAAAAAATTGGGAATTTTAACAAAATTGACTAAAATTGCAGTAAAAATTATCAAAATAAACAAAAATATGTTTAATTTTTTCAGAAAAATAGGCCTTCTCCTTAAAAATTTCCATTTTTTTCTTAAAAAAACCATATTTAAAATGTCAATAATACCTCCAAATGGGCAAATCCACCAGCAAAAAAAATTCCCGAATAAAATTAAAAGAAACAAAATAACTAAAGAGGGAAAGAAATAATAAGTGAAATGGCAGGTAGAGATTGTTGTAAAAATTGCCAATAGTGCATCAAGTCGAAAAAATAAATTGACAGGAATTACATTTTTAATTAGATATTCATTTCTTATCAATAAATAAAAAAATATAAATATAAATATAAGTTGGCACAATCTTCTTAAATATTTTTTAAACATTTTTTATATTCACTTTATTTAAGTCAGCAATACCAAGTCCCATTTCTTCTGCTATTTTTATATGCGGGATATTATAAGGATCTTGTCCAAGTAATTTTGTTCCATAAGCATCAAGAGATACAATATCAGTTCCTGCTGCAACAATTCCTATATCTTTAACAACCCCTGGACCCTGAGGACCCATTGTTAAAAGGATTTTTGTAGCATCCATTATAGTTAAGGATGGTTTTATATAATAAGTAATTTCTGCTATACATCTATGTAAATCAGTTCTATGAAAAAAGCCCCTATCTTTAACAATTCCCATTAAGTTTTTCATCCCAATAGTTACTTTTGAACCACCATGTACTTTAACAATAGGAACATTTATAAACACATCAGAATCAAGAACTTCTTCAAGAATTTCAGCATTTTTTAAAATTTTTGTTCCTTCTATATTTACCTGTTTAAATTTTATAGGTGGTTTCATAATTCCACCACCCTTTTCAACCACCTCTGCAATACCTGATATCTTATATGTCACCTGCCAGGGATTACATGGATTATCAATAACTATAACTTCTGAAGCCCCTGCTTTTTTACACAATTTTACTATACCTAATACAACATCTGGATTTGTAGTTGCTGCCTGTTCAGGGGTTCTATTCCATGCAATATTGGGCTTTATAACAACTTTACTACCTCGCTTCACAAACTTCTCTATCCCCCCTACCCCCTTTATTGCTCTATAAGTATTTTCCTCTGGGTTTCCTCCCTTCGCAACATAAATTTCACTTCCTTTACTCTGTGCATAAGATAATTTTCCAAACTTTAAGTGCCTTGAAATTTCAAACCCAGCAATTGCTAAAAATGTCCTTTTTAAAAATTCCCTTCTTTCCATTTCTTCCCCCTATGTTTTTCATTTTCATTAACTTATATTCCACTATTTAAAGTAATTTCTTAAATCAAATTTTATATTTATATTATACCATTAAAATATAAAACAAAAAATTTTATAATTTTTAATAAAGTTATCTTATATTATAAAAAATTCCAATTTATTTTCGTGGAAATAGATAAAAGAAAAAAAAGATTTATTTCTAGGCAAAATTTCTTACTTTAAAAAATACGGGAGAAAAAAATAAAAAAGGGTATTTTTGTCTATTTTGATATTTTTAGTGGTTAATTTCACCTTTTATGTGGTTCTTTTTTTTGTAGTATATCCAATAAACAAGAGTTATAATTACAACAAATATAATAATTAAAATTGTAATTTCATTTGAATATTTTTTAATTAAGTCCTTCTTATCTCCTATAAAATATCCCAAAAAAGTGAGAATACTAACCCATATCCCTGCCCCAACGATTGTATAAACAGAAAAAATAAATAAATTCATTTTTGCAAGTCCTGCTGGTAAAGATATATACTGTCTTACTCCTGGAATTAATCTACCATTAAAAGTTGAAATATGCCCATGCTTTTTAAAAAATCCTTCTAATTTTCCTAATTTCTTTTCATCTATAAATAGATATTTACCATATTTAATTAAAAACTTCCTTCCATACTTTTCAGCCAGAAAATAATTAAATAATGCCCCTGCATAACTACCGATAACTCCAAAAAGAATTGAAACCCATAATGAAAGTTTACCTAAATAAGATAGATATCCAGCAGGAATCATAATAACTTCACTTGGGAATGGGAAAAAAGAACTTTCTAAAAACATCAATACAAAAATCCCAAAATATCCCCACCCCCCTATGCTTCTAACTAAAAAAGCATTAAATTCATTCATTTTTATCCCTTTTCTCTATATAATAACATTTTACATTTCTTATGAGAAGATTTATTATGTCTAATTCGGTATATTGACTAAAAATATAATTGGTTTATTTTTATGAGGAAAGAGGCAAAAAGATGGTTAAAAGAAGCAGAATTTGATATTAAAGCGGCAAAAGATAATTTAAAAGAGGGCAACTTCAATATATACTTATTCTATTAAAATTTTATTGAACGAATGTAAAAAGTTAAAAGAAGTTTTTCATAATTGTTAGAATATGGGAAAATATTGGAAATGACAGACATTCCCATTGAACCGCTCTGTTATACTTATCAGGAATTTAATAAATTAAAAAGGGAAAATAGTTTTATCAAGGATATTTTAAAACAAACAAAAAAACTTTAATTCTATAACTTCTTAACTTACGAATTTCATAACTTCTTAATTTATTTTGAAACAAATTCTGGCTAAATATGAACTGTTAAAATGGATCTTTCTTATTTAATCTGCATTTAAAGTATTTAATTTATATTTTAATAACCTCACAATTTTAATAATTTATGCTTAGAGATATTTCTTCTTCTTACTTAATTGATAAAGTATTTTCATCAGTTTATTCTGTCTATACTTTTTATCCATTTTTTTCTCTTTATTATACCAAATCTTCACTCCTAACTTTAATTCTTTCCTATCTCTTTGAGTATCACTATCTTATCCAGAGGCTCGCCCGTAGGGTCTACGCCCGAGGGGATTCTTTGGACAAATATTACTGCAACTTTTTTAAGAAAGAACCTAAAGTTTTATCATTACTATATTTTTGATGTCAAATTAGTATAAGTCATTAATTAGGCAACAATTGGAACATTAACTGCTGTTGGGTTTTCTTCTATAATTTTTTTAAGTAAATCTAAATATTCTTTCTGAATATTATTATATTTTTCTTTTATTTCTGGGTCTGCTTTTTCTTTTAATTGTTTTGAGATATTATATTTTTTTACCTGTAACTCTCCAAACTTTAAACCCACCTTTAAAAATTCTACTCTTTCAAAAACTTTTTTATTTTCTATGTTTTTAGAAATATTTTCTGCTTTTTCTAAATATGAATTTAACTTTTGAAAAATATCATCACTATATACTTCTAAGATATTTATTTTCTTTTCAGCCGCTTCATTACAGACATTTTCAATAAGAGAGAAATACTTTTTAATATATTCAGATGCTCCCTCAAACCCTTTCTCACAATAATCATCTATTAGGGAATCTATATTTATTTTATCAGGATTCCAGTGTGATTTGGCTAAAACATAATATGTCAACCCCATCAATGCCCAGTGCTGTTCACAAGAATCAAAATCGGTTCCTATCATTCCAGAATCATATAAATACTTCATATCTTCAAATATCTTATGAGAAAAGTTCTGTGGAACAATATTATCTCTATTTGCAAGAAGAGAATTAGGTCTATAAAACATTTTGTTTCCATATTTTGACCATTCATCCCAATCTTTTAATATTTGTTTCCTTGCCTCGTCATCAGTATAAGACCCATTAACAAAACATATTATTAAATTAGGATGTGGTTTTACATTTATTGGTGGTGCATAATAAGCACTATAAGCATCATATCCCAAATGTTTATCAGGAAATACTTTTGATACTCCTTCTGCAATTTGATTGGAAAACCATAAAACTCTATCTGTAAGAGATACATATTGAAAAGGTATTTTGTTTCCTGTTGTATAATCATAAAGAGTTATTGGTCGTCCTTCTGGTGGGTCTAATTTCCTACAATTCTCACACATACAAAAAGTCGTTCTTCCTCCATCATTTAAGCCAATTGCTACACCATCTTGTGTTGGTTTTTTTCCTAATTCCTGTATTTTGTTTTTAATAATTTCATTTATTAGTTCTCTATTTGAAAGACATAAACGACAGCGGTCAGGTGATAATGATTGGTCTCTAATTCCATTTGGTTGAAGTGCAAACCAATCAGGATGGTCTTTTCCATACTTTTCCCAATAATCACCATAAGAATGTGCTCTATATACTTGTTTATGACCACCCATTCTATGCCAAGCCAACCATCCATCATCTGTTTCCTCTGATTGAGTTGTCTTAGTTAAGATGTTTTTATATTTCTCACCGTCAAAGTTTAATTTCTTCAAACCATCAAGTATTCTGGAACTTTTGGGAGAGGTAACCCTTATATTTCTTGTCCATAAACGTGGAGATTCTTTTATATCTAATTTTGAAATATACAATGTATTCTTCTTTGGAATAACCTTTCCTAATTCACCAGGCCATAAATATCTACATCCTAATTCTTCTAAAAATGTATAAGTTGCATGTCTTAACCCTTGCTCGTCATTACCACTTATAACAACTACATTACCTGCCGTCTTTATTATCATCCCTTCTGGACCTAATCCCTCAAAAGAAATACCTAACTTATCAAGAAAATCATAACTACCTATTAAAATAAAATTAAAGTTTTTCAACTCCCCATTTACTTCTATCCCTGAAAGAGAATATCTTGGATTCTTTAAATCAGAAATCTTTAACATAGAAATTTCAGTATCAGTTATTTTTTCAATATGTTCTTTTAT
The sequence above is a segment of the bacterium genome. Coding sequences within it:
- a CDS encoding DUF4838 domain-containing protein produces the protein MKKSCNKKLLFFSVCGLFLSIFCKSMYGDNQLILVENGQAKAGILLSGNPSAKESRSAKIIKEHIEKITDTEISMLKISDLKNPRYSLSGIEVNGELKNFNFILIGSYDFLDKLGISFEGLGPEGMIIKTAGNVVVISGNDEQGLRHATYTFLEELGCRYLWPGELGKVIPKKNTLYISKLDIKESPRLWTRNIRVTSPKSSRILDGLKKLNFDGEKYKNILTKTTQSEETDDGWLAWHRMGGHKQVYRAHSYGDYWEKYGKDHPDWFALQPNGIRDQSLSPDRCRLCLSNRELINEIIKNKIQELGKKPTQDGVAIGLNDGGRTTFCMCENCRKLDPPEGRPITLYDYTTGNKIPFQYVSLTDRVLWFSNQIAEGVSKVFPDKHLGYDAYSAYYAPPINVKPHPNLIICFVNGSYTDDEARKQILKDWDEWSKYGNKMFYRPNSLLANRDNIVPQNFSHKIFEDMKYLYDSGMIGTDFDSCEQHWALMGLTYYVLAKSHWNPDKINIDSLIDDYCEKGFEGASEYIKKYFSLIENVCNEAAEKKINILEVYSDDIFQKLNSYLEKAENISKNIENKKVFERVEFLKVGLKFGELQVKKYNISKQLKEKADPEIKEKYNNIQKEYLDLLKKIIEENPTAVNVPIVA
- a CDS encoding DedA family protein; this encodes MNEFNAFLVRSIGGWGYFGIFVLMFLESSFFPFPSEVIMIPAGYLSYLGKLSLWVSILFGVIGSYAGALFNYFLAEKYGRKFLIKYGKYLFIDEKKLGKLEGFFKKHGHISTFNGRLIPGVRQYISLPAGLAKMNLFIFSVYTIVGAGIWVSILTFLGYFIGDKKDLIKKYSNEITILIIIFVVIITLVYWIYYKKKNHIKGEINH
- a CDS encoding DUF362 domain-containing protein, with the protein product MERREFLKRTFLAIAGFEISRHLKFGKLSYAQSKGSEIYVAKGGNPEENTYRAIKGVGGIEKFVKRGSKVVIKPNIAWNRTPEQAATTNPDVVLGIVKLCKKAGASEVIVIDNPCNPWQVTYKISGIAEVVEKGGGIMKPPIKFKQVNIEGTKILKNAEILEEVLDSDVFINVPIVKVHGGSKVTIGMKNLMGIVKDRGFFHRTDLHRCIAEITYYIKPSLTIMDATKILLTMGPQGPGVVKDIGIVAAGTDIVSLDAYGTKLLGQDPYNIPHIKIAEEMGLGIADLNKVNIKNV
- a CDS encoding HEPN domain-containing protein; translated protein: MRKEAKRWLKEAEFDIKAAKDNLKEGNFNIYLFY
- a CDS encoding 4Fe-4S binding protein, with translation MFKKYLRRLCQLIFIFIFFYLLIRNEYLIKNVIPVNLFFRLDALLAIFTTISTCHFTYYFFPSLVILFLLILFGNFFCWWICPFGGIIDILNMVFLRKKWKFLRRRPIFLKKLNIFLFILIIFTAILVNFVKIPNFFWFFDPFVIITRAFVFKNWYLFVFLFILLLSILWNRLWCLNICPLGFFYSLIGVKLRNFLIKKRRRKIEKERVS